One genomic window of Luteitalea pratensis includes the following:
- a CDS encoding polysaccharide deacetylase family protein, translating into MIHRARNKWRRYAIEHWGGQHFLLDAPHAYVSFTFDDFPRTAYTVGGRILREHGVRGTYFVSSALLGGPSPSGAIATAAEVAQVVEDGHEIGCHTREHLDGTRATPEAFERSIRANNDALAEVIPGMELDVFAFPLEGPTLQVKRAVGPHFRASRGGGQTFNAGRIDLHLLKSFFLDYKTRDDMDAIKRVIDESAARRGWLIFSTHDVDPTPSAYGCTPATFERVVALACQSGARVLPMGHVCAELGIAR; encoded by the coding sequence GTGATTCACCGCGCTCGCAACAAGTGGCGCCGCTACGCCATCGAGCACTGGGGAGGTCAACACTTCCTCCTCGACGCACCGCATGCGTACGTGTCGTTCACATTCGATGACTTTCCGCGAACTGCATACACGGTCGGCGGCCGTATCCTGCGCGAGCACGGCGTGCGGGGCACCTACTTTGTCTCCTCGGCATTGCTCGGTGGACCGAGTCCATCGGGAGCCATCGCGACCGCCGCTGAAGTCGCTCAGGTCGTCGAGGACGGACACGAGATTGGCTGTCATACGCGCGAGCACCTCGATGGCACTCGCGCCACGCCGGAGGCCTTCGAGCGTTCCATTCGTGCCAATAACGATGCGCTGGCGGAAGTCATTCCAGGAATGGAGCTGGATGTCTTTGCCTTTCCGCTCGAGGGTCCGACTTTGCAGGTCAAGCGCGCCGTCGGTCCGCACTTCCGCGCCAGCCGCGGCGGCGGGCAGACCTTCAATGCCGGCCGGATCGATCTGCACCTGCTGAAGTCGTTCTTCCTGGACTACAAGACGCGCGACGACATGGATGCCATCAAGCGGGTGATCGACGAGAGCGCTGCAAGGCGCGGCTGGCTGATCTTCTCGACTCACGACGTGGACCCGACGCCGTCCGCCTACGGCTGCACGCCGGCGACATTCGAAAGAGTGGTCGCCCTGGCTTGCCAGTCCGGCGCGCGGGTGCTCCCGATGGGTCATGTCTGCGCCGAGCTCGGCATCGCCAGATGA
- a CDS encoding asparagine synthase-related protein, translating into MPGIFGIIDASLSGSRSLPEELLAQTRVMLRSMRLEAWYSSRLMHVPAAGASVGQVELRPLAHQSGPLLTLTTGERATAVASGTTPEDIFQGIGGTSAGLVAEPSSGRVILFNDRYGRERLFVRTVGSRTFFASEAKAILAVCPEARAFDTQGLAEFLACGCTLTTRSLFRGIAVLEPGTMLSFDRDGVRISRYFVEQELERGSRLSADDFRASFTAALRTEVRRAAIAEPASALSLTGGLDSRMIAACLADGPPLPSYTFGSMYRKTGDVSVAQSVAGICGLPHQVIGLGGEFLANFRQTFDRSVYISDGYLGLSGAAELHVNALARAIAPARITGNWGGEMMRGVRAFKFTVPKGNFLRPELLDCMTQAEAAFSPRIADPLSGTLFHQIPLQGYGRYVVERSQVITRTPFLAPQVVEALYGAAPEVRRACESAAAVIGQRPALLGLPTDAGVVVTRPARARKLWRRAAIKTEYMTSHGAPDWMARLAAVLPAPVLETRFLGVDKFYHFRHWMRHQLAPTVKAVLAAAAPRLEQSLDLERVRAMADQHCRGQANYTDSLDKVMTLATAERMLFDDAAWQQRLGDVSTVRDEEQARWA; encoded by the coding sequence ATGCCAGGCATCTTCGGGATCATCGACGCGTCGTTGTCGGGCTCGCGCAGCTTGCCAGAGGAACTGCTGGCACAGACGAGGGTGATGCTTCGCAGCATGCGCCTCGAGGCATGGTATTCGTCGCGGCTAATGCATGTGCCTGCGGCCGGAGCAAGCGTGGGTCAAGTCGAGCTGCGGCCGCTTGCGCACCAGTCCGGACCGCTGCTGACGCTCACGACCGGTGAGCGAGCGACCGCAGTCGCAAGCGGCACGACCCCCGAAGACATTTTCCAGGGTATCGGCGGGACATCGGCGGGCCTTGTTGCCGAACCGTCGAGCGGCCGCGTCATTCTCTTCAACGATCGATACGGTCGCGAGCGTCTCTTCGTACGAACTGTCGGTTCAAGGACGTTCTTTGCGTCGGAGGCCAAGGCGATCCTTGCTGTCTGTCCCGAGGCACGCGCCTTCGATACGCAGGGTCTTGCAGAGTTCCTTGCCTGCGGATGCACGCTGACGACGCGATCGCTGTTCAGGGGAATTGCTGTACTGGAACCCGGGACCATGCTGTCGTTCGACCGCGACGGCGTGCGGATTAGCAGGTACTTCGTCGAGCAGGAGCTCGAACGCGGCTCACGACTGAGTGCCGATGACTTTCGTGCGAGCTTTACCGCCGCACTTCGCACGGAGGTTCGACGAGCAGCAATCGCCGAACCCGCGTCGGCCCTCTCGCTGACCGGCGGGCTGGACTCGCGGATGATCGCGGCCTGCCTCGCCGACGGACCGCCGCTGCCGTCCTACACGTTCGGCAGCATGTATCGAAAGACCGGTGACGTCTCCGTGGCTCAGTCAGTCGCCGGCATCTGTGGCCTGCCTCACCAGGTGATCGGACTGGGCGGCGAGTTCCTGGCGAACTTCCGGCAGACGTTCGACCGATCGGTGTACATCTCGGACGGATACCTTGGGCTGTCGGGCGCCGCGGAGCTTCACGTCAACGCGCTGGCGCGTGCCATAGCGCCGGCACGGATCACCGGTAACTGGGGTGGCGAGATGATGCGCGGGGTTCGCGCATTCAAGTTCACGGTTCCGAAGGGCAACTTCCTTCGTCCTGAACTGCTCGATTGCATGACCCAGGCCGAGGCGGCCTTCTCTCCACGAATCGCCGACCCGCTCTCCGGAACGCTGTTCCATCAGATTCCCCTCCAGGGGTACGGCCGCTACGTCGTCGAACGATCGCAGGTGATTACCCGGACGCCGTTTCTCGCGCCGCAAGTCGTGGAGGCTCTGTACGGCGCGGCGCCAGAGGTGCGGCGCGCCTGTGAGTCGGCGGCGGCCGTCATCGGCCAGCGGCCAGCACTGCTCGGCTTGCCGACAGATGCCGGTGTCGTCGTCACGCGCCCGGCACGCGCTCGCAAACTGTGGCGTCGCGCCGCGATCAAGACCGAGTACATGACGAGCCATGGTGCGCCGGACTGGATGGCACGCCTTGCCGCAGTGCTGCCGGCTCCGGTCCTCGAGACCCGGTTTCTTGGAGTGGACAAGTTCTACCACTTCCGGCACTGGATGCGGCATCAGCTCGCGCCGACGGTGAAAGCCGTGTTGGCCGCTGCCGCTCCGCGTCTCGAGCAGTCACTCGACCTCGAGCGGGTCAGGGCGATGGCCGACCAACATTGCCGAGGACAGGCGAATTACACCGATTCCCTTGACAAGGTCATGACGTTGGCAACGGCCGAGCGCATGCTGTTCGACGACGCGGCCTGGCAGCAGCGGCTTGGCGACGTGAGTACGGTCCGTGACGAGGAGCAGGCGAGGTGGGCGTGA
- a CDS encoding glycosyltransferase family 4 protein produces MSTPLRRPLRVCHLAYTFHESDNRVMRYVRTLAARGDQVDVIALRPAGSGRRADEGTIRVYQIQRRSTTERAAWMYLLKLLWFWLKSMSILSWLQVRRRYDVVHVHNVPDFLVFAAWLPKVMGARLILDIHDMMPELYAGKFAQGRPSKTFGMLAALERLSCRFADHVIASNDLWVETLNRRSAAADKCTVFINHPDLTLFRPRQRARPDGAPFVFLYPGSLNHHQGVDLAVRAFAAARSQMPSAELHIYGRGPALPLLHDLVKELHLGEAVRIKDFLPSVQIAEVMSAADVGVVPKRADGFGNEAFSTKILEFMACGVPVIVARTRIDAHYFTDALVNFFEPGDVESLAGVMRQVYAHAAEQVGRIEAAREFAGHQSWQARRADYERLVDALASFNRTAALHAS; encoded by the coding sequence ATGAGCACGCCTCTTCGGCGGCCTCTACGCGTCTGCCATCTCGCGTACACGTTCCACGAGTCCGACAACCGGGTGATGCGCTACGTCCGGACGCTGGCGGCGCGCGGAGACCAGGTGGACGTCATTGCGTTACGGCCTGCGGGCTCTGGCAGGCGCGCCGACGAGGGAACGATTCGCGTGTACCAGATCCAGCGTCGGTCGACGACGGAGCGAGCCGCGTGGATGTACTTGCTCAAGCTGCTCTGGTTCTGGCTCAAGTCGATGAGCATCCTGAGCTGGCTTCAGGTGCGCCGCCGCTACGACGTCGTGCACGTGCACAACGTCCCGGACTTCCTCGTCTTTGCGGCGTGGCTGCCGAAGGTGATGGGGGCCCGGCTGATCCTCGACATTCACGACATGATGCCGGAGCTCTATGCTGGCAAGTTCGCGCAGGGCCGGCCATCGAAAACGTTCGGCATGCTGGCGGCTCTCGAGCGCCTGTCGTGCCGGTTTGCCGATCACGTGATTGCGTCAAACGATCTCTGGGTGGAGACGTTGAACCGGCGCAGCGCCGCCGCCGACAAGTGCACCGTTTTCATCAATCATCCCGACCTGACGCTGTTCCGGCCGCGGCAGCGCGCTCGGCCGGATGGCGCGCCGTTCGTCTTCCTGTATCCGGGATCGCTCAATCACCACCAGGGCGTGGATCTCGCCGTCAGAGCGTTCGCCGCCGCTCGAAGCCAGATGCCGAGCGCGGAGCTCCACATCTATGGTCGCGGTCCGGCACTGCCGCTCCTACATGATCTCGTAAAGGAGCTGCACCTCGGCGAGGCGGTCCGCATCAAGGACTTCCTGCCGTCGGTCCAGATCGCCGAAGTCATGAGCGCCGCCGACGTGGGTGTCGTGCCCAAGCGCGCCGACGGCTTCGGGAACGAAGCGTTCAGCACGAAGATCCTCGAATTCATGGCGTGCGGCGTGCCGGTGATCGTCGCCCGGACCCGCATCGACGCGCATTATTTCACCGACGCGTTGGTCAACTTTTTCGAACCAGGCGACGTCGAGAGTCTCGCAGGAGTCATGCGGCAGGTGTACGCGCATGCGGCGGAGCAGGTCGGCAGAATCGAGGCGGCCCGCGAGTTCGCTGGCCACCAGAGCTGGCAGGCGCGACGTGCCGACTACGAACGCCTCGTAGACGCGCTTGCATCGTTCAACCGCACGGCGGCGTTGCACGCCTCCTGA
- a CDS encoding glycosyltransferase family 2 protein, protein MTPPARELISVCVCTYRRQALLTTLLEVLQGQETADRFGYEIIVIENDLERLCEASVADAARTARIPIRYDCEPERNIALARNRAVRLAQGTLIAMIDDDETPVPDWLLRHYETLEASGAQGVLGPVVPVLPASAPAWLESSGVLDRPRHRTGHAIGTQDMRTGNALLRRPLFTRGDLWFDAALGRSGGEDSDFFARGVAGGHSFVWCDEAVVSEVVPPERWTPRFQLRRMWRSGTIRGQWIHDGRQSWVLAWRGIVLLVGGVVALPVSLLAPTAWRMRLALKLAYFGGVVTAALGWPTLRHRE, encoded by the coding sequence TTGACTCCGCCAGCCCGCGAACTCATTTCCGTCTGCGTCTGCACCTATCGCCGTCAGGCGCTGTTGACGACCCTCCTCGAGGTACTCCAGGGCCAGGAGACCGCGGATCGATTCGGGTACGAAATCATCGTCATCGAAAATGATCTAGAGCGGCTCTGCGAAGCGTCCGTTGCCGATGCGGCGCGGACGGCGCGCATTCCCATCCGGTACGATTGCGAACCCGAGAGAAACATCGCGCTTGCCAGAAATCGAGCGGTCCGACTGGCGCAAGGCACGCTCATCGCGATGATTGACGACGATGAGACGCCGGTGCCGGACTGGCTGCTTCGGCACTACGAGACGCTCGAGGCGAGCGGTGCCCAAGGCGTGCTGGGTCCCGTCGTGCCGGTGCTGCCAGCGAGCGCCCCGGCCTGGCTGGAGTCGTCAGGCGTTCTCGACCGGCCCCGTCATCGGACGGGTCACGCCATCGGCACTCAGGACATGCGGACCGGAAACGCGCTGTTGCGCCGCCCCCTCTTCACGCGCGGCGACTTGTGGTTCGATGCCGCGCTCGGTCGTTCCGGAGGTGAGGATAGCGACTTCTTCGCGCGCGGCGTCGCCGGGGGCCACAGTTTTGTCTGGTGCGACGAGGCGGTCGTGAGCGAGGTTGTCCCGCCCGAGAGGTGGACGCCCCGCTTCCAGCTACGGCGAATGTGGCGATCGGGGACGATCCGCGGCCAGTGGATTCACGACGGTCGCCAGTCATGGGTACTGGCCTGGCGTGGCATCGTGTTGCTGGTCGGAGGCGTCGTTGCCTTGCCAGTGTCCCTGCTCGCGCCCACGGCTTGGCGCATGCGTCTCGCGCTCAAGCTTGCGTACTTCGGCGGAGTCGTGACGGCGGCACTGGGCTGGCCGACGCTGCGGCACCGCGAGTAG
- a CDS encoding glycosyltransferase family 2 protein has translation MPAPDRASLRYALITPAWNEEAHLEQLIDTVAGQTTRPIEWVIVSDGSTDTTDAIVRAASQRHPWIRLLRLERSPERNFAGKAHAFNAGYASLARVQFDLIGNLDADITLPADYYEFLVGRFADDPELGVAGTPFVEDPTRPDVHSYAHRFADLRHVSGACQLFRRRCFDEVGGYVPVKQGAIDWVAVTTARMRGWKTRTFLEKYSFHHRAMGTADRNVLRARLNHGEKDFLVGGHPGWQLLRSVFQMRQKPLVLGGACLMAGYAWAWARRLQSPVPPDLRAFHRAEQLERLRAFVGRGRGAVDERSTSAAPSPSRE, from the coding sequence ATGCCCGCGCCTGACCGCGCCAGTCTCCGGTACGCGCTGATCACGCCGGCGTGGAACGAAGAAGCGCATCTGGAACAGCTGATCGACACAGTCGCCGGCCAGACCACACGTCCCATCGAGTGGGTCATCGTCAGTGACGGATCCACCGATACCACTGATGCGATTGTCAGGGCTGCGTCGCAGCGGCACCCCTGGATTCGCCTGCTTCGACTCGAGCGCTCGCCTGAGCGGAACTTCGCGGGCAAGGCGCACGCCTTCAACGCCGGGTACGCGTCGTTAGCCAGAGTGCAATTCGACCTGATTGGCAACCTCGACGCCGACATCACGCTGCCGGCCGACTACTACGAGTTCCTCGTCGGCAGGTTCGCCGACGATCCAGAACTCGGCGTGGCCGGGACCCCATTCGTCGAAGATCCGACACGGCCGGATGTGCACAGCTATGCGCATCGGTTTGCCGATCTCCGACACGTCTCGGGTGCGTGTCAGTTGTTTCGTCGCCGCTGCTTCGACGAGGTCGGCGGCTACGTGCCGGTCAAGCAAGGTGCGATTGACTGGGTCGCGGTGACGACGGCACGCATGCGTGGGTGGAAGACACGCACGTTCCTCGAGAAGTACTCGTTCCACCACCGGGCAATGGGTACGGCCGATCGGAATGTCCTCCGAGCTCGCCTGAACCACGGTGAGAAGGACTTCCTGGTCGGTGGCCACCCCGGATGGCAGCTGCTGCGCTCCGTATTCCAGATGCGGCAGAAGCCGCTAGTTCTTGGTGGGGCCTGCCTGATGGCGGGCTATGCGTGGGCCTGGGCGAGAAGGCTGCAGAGTCCCGTGCCGCCGGACCTTCGTGCCTTTCATCGCGCCGAGCAACTCGAACGCCTCCGCGCGTTCGTCGGCCGCGGCCGCGGCGCGGTCGACGAGCGATCGACCAGCGCCGCGCCCAGCCCGTCCCGAGAATGA